In the Campylobacter sp. RM6914 genome, one interval contains:
- a CDS encoding IS3 family transposase (programmed frameshift), with protein sequence MAKYNFEFKKKVVLEYLDGKGGTPYLSKKYGLGSDSQLRKWINTYKAFGDEGLMRSRKQTKYSFEKKISVVESYLSSEISYQDLAIQEGITNPSMITNWVNRFRVAGPDALRPRKKGRKKTLDKPKIDNKPITQENSVVDTSAEHVKELEDELLKLRIENAFFKRTEEAALRGRGKNERTALVINSLRGEFKLKDLLSYVGMPKATYMYWRKRFDRENPDKEIEEKILEIRVTHKDYGYRRMVGELRNQGYSGNKKKVQRIMQKLGLQVTSFTRKNRKYSSYNGKVGTVAPNRIKRRFNTHIPHQKITTDTTEFKYYEIDVKGHMTMHKLYLDPFMDMCNGEIISFGIARQPSAKNVMDALEQAIATTSDCPYRRTFHSDQGWAYQMKVYTHRLKKNRIFQSMSRKGNCHDNSVMENFFGLLKQEIYHGVVYYSYEELKSEIERYIKYYNEQRIKEKLGWMSPVQYRLSLLAA encoded by the exons ATGGCAAAATATAATTTTGAATTCAAGAAGAAAGTTGTTTTAGAATATTTGGATGGTAAAGGAGGAACGCCATATCTTTCTAAAAAATATGGATTAGGTTCTGACTCTCAGCTACGCAAATGGATTAATACATACAAAGCGTTCGGTGATGAAGGATTAATGCGTTCTCGTAAGCAAACAAAATACTCTTTCGAAAAGAAGATTTCTGTTGTAGAATCATATCTATCAAGTGAGATTTCATATCAAGACTTGGCGATTCAAGAAGGTATAACAAATCCAAGTATGATTACTAACTGGGTTAATCGCTTTCGTGTTGCAGGTCCTGATGCTTTGAGACCTCGCAAGAAAGGTAGAAAGAAAACATTGGATAAACCTAAGATAGATAACAAACCAATAACTCAAGAAAACAGCGTTGTCGACACCAGTGCCGAACACGTAAAAGAATTAGAGGATGAACTGCTTAAGCTAAGAATTGAGAATGCCTTTT TTAAAAGAACTGAGGAGGCTGCGCTTAGAGGACGAGGCAAAAATGAGAGAACGGCGCTCGTCATCAACAGCCTCCGAGGAGAATTCAAACTAAAAGACCTTCTCTCTTATGTAGGCATGCCTAAGGCAACATATATGTACTGGCGGAAAAGATTTGATAGAGAAAACCCTGACAAAGAAATCGAGGAGAAGATTCTTGAAATCAGAGTGACTCACAAGGATTATGGTTATCGTCGAATGGTTGGAGAATTAAGAAATCAAGGCTACAGTGGAAACAAAAAGAAAGTACAACGTATAATGCAGAAACTAGGTTTACAGGTTACATCATTCACTCGTAAAAATCGGAAATACAGCTCATACAATGGAAAAGTCGGAACGGTTGCTCCTAATCGTATAAAGAGACGATTTAACACGCATATTCCTCATCAGAAGATTACTACGGATACTACTGAGTTTAAGTATTATGAGATTGATGTGAAAGGTCATATGACCATGCACAAGCTGTATCTAGATCCATTTATGGATATGTGTAATGGTGAAATTATCAGCTTTGGAATAGCAAGGCAACCATCAGCTAAAAATGTTATGGATGCATTAGAACAGGCAATTGCAACAACCTCTGATTGTCCATATCGAAGAACATTCCACTCAGATCAAGGTTGGGCATATCAGATGAAGGTATACACTCATCGCCTTAAGAAAAATCGGATTTTCCAAAGTATGTCACGCAAAGGAAACTGCCATGACAACTCTGTTATGGAGAACTTCTTTGGTCTGCTTAAACAGGAAATCTATCATGGTGTAGTTTACTATAGTTATGAAGAATTAAAGTCAGAAATTGAACGATACATTAAGTATTACAACGAGCAAAGAATAAAAGAAAAACTAGGATGGATGAGTCCTGTGCAATACAGACTTAGTCTCTTAGCTGCATAA